In Anaerotignum faecicola, a genomic segment contains:
- a CDS encoding acyl carrier protein, with protein MDESLALGVIAEQLGVPVDSLSAETAFADLNADSLELFQIIVALEEKFDIEFDNDRAESIKLVGDVLDYIAELVAAKEEE; from the coding sequence ATGGATGAATCTTTAGCACTGGGCGTAATTGCGGAGCAGCTGGGCGTACCCGTAGACAGCCTTTCTGCTGAAACAGCATTTGCAGATCTGAATGCAGACTCTCTGGAGCTGTTCCAGATTATTGTTGCATTGGAAGAAAAATTTGACATCGAATTTGATAATGATAGAGCAGAAAGCATCAAACTGGTTGGCGATGTATTGGATTATATTGCAGAGCTGGTTGCGGCAAAGGAAGAAGAATAA
- a CDS encoding ATP-binding protein produces the protein MQTNLYQLYNRKLNGLTVFRALLEDVLIQRLQKLLRACEESDAETLTCTYGAFTSALFEKNVNFSEALLELVLADENRFLLSAARKEVCPPAICDAAKRELDFFTELAGLSAKAIKTILPEEIAAFLPDWETTALDFYTAYTKHIADAPKKGYGIFAKYHAFSFGDNGLQPVQHPDPQSLSQLSGYEREVGIVMRNTEALLAGIPASNLLLYGDAGTGKSSTIKAVANALQEEGLRLIEVKKNQLFRLPSLLEQLAENPLKFIIFIDDLSFAGNDEHFAALKATLEGSVTACAKNTVIYATSNRRHLVKETMEERSGDDIHLNDTLQELMSLSARFGMTITFQKPDKDGYLAIVKHLAKEYNLKMPEEELCTKAEGFAIRQNGRSPRTAKHFVETQLAKL, from the coding sequence ATGCAGACAAATTTATATCAGCTTTACAACCGAAAATTAAACGGACTGACGGTATTCCGTGCTCTGTTAGAGGATGTCCTCATACAGCGCTTGCAGAAGCTTCTGCGCGCCTGCGAGGAAAGCGATGCGGAAACGCTCACCTGCACCTATGGTGCGTTTACCTCTGCTTTATTTGAGAAAAATGTGAATTTTTCCGAAGCTCTTTTGGAACTGGTGCTTGCCGATGAAAATCGTTTTCTGCTTTCCGCAGCGAGAAAAGAGGTCTGTCCGCCCGCTATCTGCGATGCCGCAAAGCGAGAATTGGATTTCTTTACGGAGCTGGCAGGGCTTTCCGCAAAGGCAATAAAGACGATTCTGCCTGAGGAAATTGCCGCCTTCCTGCCTGATTGGGAAACAACCGCTTTGGATTTTTATACCGCTTACACAAAGCACATTGCCGATGCGCCGAAAAAAGGCTATGGTATTTTTGCGAAATATCACGCATTTTCCTTCGGGGATAACGGCTTGCAGCCTGTGCAGCACCCCGATCCGCAGTCGCTCTCTCAGCTGAGCGGCTATGAACGGGAGGTTGGTATCGTCATGCGGAATACCGAGGCACTTCTGGCAGGCATACCTGCAAGCAATCTTCTGCTTTACGGCGATGCCGGCACAGGCAAAAGCTCCACGATTAAGGCTGTGGCAAATGCGTTGCAGGAGGAAGGTCTGCGGTTGATTGAGGTCAAGAAAAATCAGCTGTTCCGCCTGCCCTCTCTGCTGGAGCAGCTTGCGGAAAATCCGTTGAAATTCATTATTTTTATTGATGATTTAAGCTTTGCAGGCAATGATGAGCATTTTGCCGCACTGAAAGCAACACTGGAGGGCAGTGTCACCGCCTGTGCGAAAAATACGGTGATTTATGCCACAAGCAACCGCCGCCATCTGGTGAAGGAAACCATGGAAGAACGCAGCGGTGATGATATCCATCTGAATGATACCTTGCAGGAGCTGATGAGCCTTTCCGCTCGCTTCGGCATGACGATTACCTTCCAGAAGCCGGATAAGGACGGCTACCTTGCCATTGTGAAGCATCTGGCGAAGGAATATAATCTAAAAATGCCGGAGGAGGAGCTTTGTACCAAGGCAGAAGGCTTTGCCATTCGCCAGAACGGCAGAAGCCCCCGAACTGCAAAGCATTTTGTGGAAACGCAGCTTGCAAAATTGTAA
- the ilvD gene encoding dihydroxy-acid dehydratase, which produces MRSAQVTQGVERAPARSLFYAMGYTKEELDRPLIGVVSAHSEIVPGHFNLDKITEAVKAGVRMAGGTPIMIPAIGVCDGIAMGHAGMKYSLASRELIADSVETMTMAHALDGLVLVPNCDKIVPGMVMAAVRMNIPAVVCSGGAMMPGLVDNEEVSLSKMFEAVGARKANIIDDAKLFEYETNTCPGCGSCAGMYTANSMNCLCEAVGIALPGNGTLPNVSSGRMQLAKHAGMAIMELVERDIKARDIINTRSIYNAVACDMALGCSSNSVLHLLAIANEAGVDLNMDIFNEISAKVPNLCHLAPAGSTHISDLNRAGGIPAVQAELAKNGLLDLDAMTATGKTLGENIKGAYVKDYDLIRPIDHPYSETGGIAVLWGNIAEDGCVVKRSAVDPEMLCHTGPARVFDSEEDAIATIYAGGIHPGDVVVIRYEGPKGGPGMREMLNPTSALAGMKLDKCVALITDGRFSGASRGASIGHVSPEAAAGGTFGLLQEGDIIEIDIPNHKVNAQVSEEEFAARRAAYVAPAPKVTTGWLSRYAKLVSSANTGAVMK; this is translated from the coding sequence CTGAGAAGTGCGCAGGTAACACAGGGCGTAGAGAGAGCACCTGCAAGAAGCCTGTTTTATGCAATGGGATATACGAAGGAAGAATTGGACAGACCTTTGATTGGCGTAGTTTCCGCACACAGCGAAATTGTTCCCGGACATTTCAATTTGGATAAGATTACAGAAGCCGTCAAGGCGGGCGTACGCATGGCGGGCGGCACACCCATCATGATTCCTGCCATCGGCGTTTGCGATGGTATCGCAATGGGGCATGCCGGCATGAAATATAGCCTTGCAAGCCGTGAGCTGATTGCGGACAGCGTGGAAACAATGACAATGGCGCATGCGCTGGATGGTCTGGTTCTCGTACCCAACTGCGATAAAATTGTTCCCGGTATGGTAATGGCGGCAGTGCGTATGAATATCCCTGCTGTGGTTTGCTCCGGCGGTGCAATGATGCCCGGTCTGGTGGATAATGAGGAGGTCAGCCTGTCCAAGATGTTCGAGGCAGTCGGCGCAAGAAAAGCAAATATAATTGATGATGCAAAGCTGTTTGAATATGAAACCAATACCTGTCCCGGCTGTGGCTCCTGTGCAGGAATGTATACCGCAAACAGCATGAACTGTCTGTGTGAAGCGGTTGGTATCGCTCTGCCCGGCAATGGCACACTGCCCAATGTTTCCAGTGGACGTATGCAGCTGGCAAAGCACGCAGGCATGGCAATCATGGAATTGGTGGAAAGGGATATCAAGGCAAGAGATATCATCAACACCAGAAGCATTTATAATGCAGTTGCCTGTGATATGGCATTGGGCTGCTCCTCCAACAGCGTACTGCATCTGCTGGCGATTGCAAACGAAGCAGGTGTAGATTTGAATATGGATATCTTCAATGAAATTTCCGCAAAGGTACCCAACCTGTGCCATTTGGCACCTGCCGGCTCCACCCATATCTCCGACCTGAACAGAGCAGGCGGTATCCCTGCGGTACAGGCAGAGCTTGCGAAAAATGGTCTGCTGGATTTGGATGCTATGACAGCAACAGGCAAAACGCTGGGCGAAAATATCAAGGGTGCATACGTTAAGGACTACGATTTGATTCGCCCCATTGATCACCCCTATAGCGAAACAGGCGGCATTGCGGTTCTGTGGGGGAATATCGCAGAGGATGGCTGTGTGGTAAAGAGAAGCGCAGTTGACCCCGAAATGCTGTGCCATACAGGCCCAGCGCGTGTGTTTGACAGCGAAGAGGATGCCATCGCAACCATCTACGCAGGCGGCATCCATCCCGGAGATGTTGTTGTCATCAGATACGAAGGTCCCAAGGGCGGTCCCGGTATGCGTGAAATGCTGAATCCGACGAGTGCTTTGGCAGGGATGAAGCTGGATAAATGCGTTGCATTGATTACAGACGGGCGTTTCAGCGGCGCAAGCCGTGGCGCATCCATCGGTCATGTCAGCCCCGAAGCGGCGGCAGGAGGCACCTTTGGTCTGCTGCAGGAAGGCGATATCATCGAAATCGATATCCCGAACCATAAGGTAAACGCACAGGTAAGCGAGGAAGAATTCGCGGCAAGAAGAGCGGCTTATGTTGCCCCTGCACCGAAGGTAACAACAGGCTGGCTTTCCAGATATGCAAAGCTGGTTTCCTCCGCAAATACCGGCGCGGTAATGAAATAA
- the ilvB gene encoding biosynthetic-type acetolactate synthase large subunit: MKKTGAQLILEVLLEHGVDTVFGYPGGAALNVYDALYEYQDRIKHILTAHEQGASHAADGYARATGKTGVVFATSGPGATNLVTGIATAYMDSVPMVAITSNVTNDLIGRDAFQEVYITGITMPITKHNFFVNRIEDLANALRQAFRIAQSGRKGPVLVDVTKDVTAALVDYVPERPLPLKEMPKATDAELQEVADAINRAECPVIYCGGGAAARQVEKELHALMETSDIPAAHTMMAAGLVPYDDERALGMIGMHGSVTANEALFHADLVLALGTRFSDRVALNIEKFSPEAVKIQVDIDPCEVNKNVPVDQYIVGDVKDFMERLLPLLEKREHPAWRGKIAEWQKEQEKVAYRGEGLHPVRLIRDVCDMVDKDTIFVTDVGQHQMWAAQYIKHKETRHFLSSGGLGTMGYGYGAAIGAQAAFPKKRVVHFTGDASFHMNLNEACTAVSEEMPIITVILNNQVLGMVYQWQTAFYGRRYSSTTPERKTDFVKVIEGFGGKGFHVDTEEGFKEAFKQALQEKGPVWICCDIDREIKVLPMIPNGGTVDDMILE, encoded by the coding sequence ATGAAAAAAACAGGTGCCCAACTGATTCTGGAGGTTCTGTTGGAACACGGCGTGGATACGGTTTTCGGGTATCCCGGCGGCGCAGCACTGAATGTATATGATGCGCTGTATGAATATCAGGATCGTATCAAGCACATCTTAACAGCCCATGAACAGGGCGCGTCTCATGCGGCGGACGGCTATGCCAGAGCAACAGGCAAAACGGGCGTTGTTTTCGCAACAAGCGGCCCCGGTGCAACAAATCTGGTAACCGGGATTGCAACAGCTTACATGGACAGCGTTCCCATGGTTGCCATTACCAGCAATGTGACAAATGACCTGATTGGCAGAGATGCGTTTCAGGAAGTATATATTACCGGCATTACGATGCCAATTACGAAGCACAATTTTTTTGTAAACCGTATTGAGGATTTGGCAAATGCCCTGAGACAGGCATTTCGCATTGCCCAGAGCGGTCGCAAGGGACCTGTGCTTGTGGATGTAACAAAAGACGTAACGGCGGCACTGGTGGATTATGTGCCAGAAAGACCCCTTCCCTTAAAGGAAATGCCCAAGGCAACAGATGCAGAGCTGCAGGAGGTTGCGGATGCAATCAACAGGGCAGAATGTCCCGTTATTTATTGCGGCGGCGGCGCTGCGGCGCGTCAGGTGGAAAAGGAGCTGCATGCACTGATGGAAACATCGGATATTCCTGCGGCACATACCATGATGGCGGCAGGTCTGGTGCCTTATGATGATGAAAGAGCCCTCGGCATGATTGGGATGCATGGCAGTGTCACAGCGAATGAGGCGCTTTTCCATGCAGATCTGGTGCTCGCACTGGGAACCAGATTCAGCGATCGTGTTGCTCTGAATATTGAAAAATTTTCCCCTGAAGCAGTAAAAATTCAGGTAGATATCGACCCCTGTGAGGTCAATAAAAACGTACCCGTAGATCAGTATATCGTAGGCGATGTCAAGGATTTTATGGAAAGACTGCTGCCCCTGCTCGAAAAGAGAGAGCATCCTGCATGGCGCGGAAAAATTGCAGAATGGCAGAAGGAGCAGGAAAAGGTTGCCTATCGCGGCGAAGGACTGCATCCCGTCAGATTGATTCGGGATGTCTGCGATATGGTGGATAAGGACACAATCTTTGTTACCGATGTCGGTCAGCATCAGATGTGGGCGGCACAGTACATCAAGCATAAGGAAACAAGACATTTTCTTTCCAGCGGCGGTCTGGGAACGATGGGCTATGGCTATGGCGCAGCCATCGGCGCACAGGCGGCTTTTCCGAAAAAGAGAGTGGTTCATTTTACAGGAGATGCCTCCTTCCACATGAATTTGAATGAGGCTTGCACAGCAGTCAGCGAGGAAATGCCAATCATCACTGTCATCCTGAATAATCAGGTTCTGGGGATGGTGTATCAGTGGCAGACAGCCTTCTATGGCAGACGCTATTCATCCACAACACCCGAAAGAAAGACAGATTTCGTAAAGGTCATCGAGGGCTTTGGCGGCAAGGGCTTCCATGTGGATACAGAGGAAGGCTTCAAGGAAGCATTCAAGCAGGCCTTGCAGGAAAAAGGCCCTGTCTGGATTTGCTGTGATATCGACAGAGAAATCAAGGTATTGCCTATGATTCCCAACGGCGGCACCGTAGATGATATGATTCTGGAATAA
- the ilvC gene encoding ketol-acid reductoisomerase: MINKYYDQDCNLGMLDGKTVAIIGFGSQGHAHAMNLKESGVDVVVGLRPGSAHVAKAEAAGLKVLGIEEAAEAGNVVMMLVPDELAPAIYKNQIAKHMKEGDTLMFAHGFNIHYSQIQPADYLDVSMVAPKGPGHIVRSLYTQGSGVPCLIAVEQDKSGKAKEFALAYAAAIGAGRAGILETTFKEETETDLFGEQAVLCGGVCELMTAGFETLVAAGYEPEMAYFECIHEMKLIVDLIYEGGFDKMRYSISNTAEYGDYVTGKRIITKESREGMKQVLAEIQDGTFASTFVQEMNAGGKAKFLTSRKKAADHQLCHVGKELREMMSWLKK; the protein is encoded by the coding sequence ATGATTAACAAGTATTATGATCAGGATTGTAACTTAGGTATGCTGGACGGCAAAACAGTCGCTATCATCGGCTTCGGCAGCCAGGGTCATGCTCATGCTATGAACCTGAAGGAAAGCGGCGTAGATGTTGTTGTAGGTCTGAGACCCGGCTCTGCACATGTTGCAAAGGCAGAAGCAGCAGGTCTGAAGGTTTTGGGTATTGAAGAAGCAGCGGAAGCAGGTAACGTAGTTATGATGCTGGTTCCCGATGAATTGGCTCCCGCTATCTACAAAAACCAGATTGCAAAGCACATGAAGGAAGGCGACACACTGATGTTCGCGCATGGCTTCAACATCCATTACAGCCAGATTCAGCCCGCAGATTATCTGGATGTATCCATGGTAGCACCTAAGGGCCCCGGTCATATTGTAAGAAGCCTGTATACACAGGGCAGCGGCGTTCCCTGCCTGATTGCAGTAGAACAGGATAAATCCGGCAAGGCAAAAGAATTTGCACTGGCTTATGCAGCAGCAATCGGTGCAGGCAGAGCAGGCATTCTGGAAACAACCTTCAAGGAAGAAACAGAAACAGACCTGTTTGGGGAACAGGCAGTTCTGTGCGGCGGTGTTTGTGAGCTGATGACAGCAGGCTTTGAAACACTGGTAGCAGCAGGCTATGAACCCGAAATGGCATACTTTGAATGTATCCATGAAATGAAGCTGATTGTAGACCTGATCTACGAAGGCGGCTTCGATAAGATGAGATATTCCATCTCCAATACAGCAGAATACGGCGACTATGTAACAGGTAAACGTATCATCACAAAAGAATCCAGAGAAGGCATGAAGCAGGTACTGGCTGAAATTCAGGATGGTACATTTGCAAGCACATTCGTTCAGGAAATGAACGCAGGCGGCAAAGCAAAATTCCTGACATCCCGCAAAAAAGCGGCAGATCATCAGCTGTGCCATGTAGGCAAGGAACTGAGAGAAATGATGAGCTGGCTGAAAAAATAA
- a CDS encoding ComEC/Rec2 family competence protein — translation MKRKGFKEILLLFSMLFALTGCSVSEATQHGMAVDTIQTEDVLLRVDFLNVGQADCALLSTNGHYMVIDGGNNGDADTILSYLEGQGVEKLDAVVGTHPHEDHIGSLDAIINHFDVDAVYMPKIMHTSKTFEDVLDAVANKGLKIKSPSPGDTIDFNGLEIEVLGPQREYKDFNNNSIVLKVNAGETAFLFTGDAEETAEKDILQADYDLQADVLKVGHHGSSTSSSQAFLQAVKPKYAVISVGVGNSYHHPEEEALQRLQSIGAEIYRTDLQGNIVCTTDGKNIAFNCNSVSGTEVYADAARNNTPAEEVVYIANKKSKKFHLESCASLPDEENRIYLEDREEAISLGYTPCGTCKP, via the coding sequence ATGAAACGAAAAGGATTTAAGGAAATTTTATTGCTGTTCAGTATGCTCTTTGCGCTGACGGGCTGTTCGGTTTCGGAGGCAACACAGCATGGCATGGCGGTCGATACCATTCAGACGGAGGATGTTCTCCTGCGGGTGGATTTTCTGAATGTCGGGCAGGCGGACTGCGCCCTATTAAGCACAAATGGGCATTATATGGTGATTGATGGGGGGAATAACGGCGATGCCGACACGATTCTTTCCTATTTAGAGGGGCAGGGGGTAGAAAAGCTGGATGCTGTTGTGGGGACGCACCCGCATGAGGATCATATCGGCTCACTGGATGCTATTATCAATCATTTTGATGTGGACGCGGTTTATATGCCGAAAATCATGCACACCAGTAAAACCTTTGAGGATGTATTGGATGCCGTTGCGAATAAGGGGCTGAAAATCAAATCGCCCAGCCCCGGGGATACGATTGATTTCAACGGTCTGGAAATTGAGGTGCTCGGCCCACAGAGGGAATATAAGGATTTCAACAATAATTCCATTGTGTTGAAGGTAAACGCAGGCGAGACTGCCTTCCTTTTCACGGGGGATGCAGAGGAAACGGCGGAAAAGGATATTTTGCAGGCTGACTACGATTTGCAGGCGGATGTGCTGAAGGTTGGGCATCATGGCAGCAGCACCTCAAGCAGTCAGGCATTTTTGCAGGCGGTAAAGCCGAAATATGCCGTCATCAGCGTCGGCGTAGGCAACAGCTATCATCATCCGGAGGAAGAAGCCCTGCAGCGGCTGCAAAGCATTGGTGCAGAGATTTACCGTACCGATTTGCAGGGGAATATTGTCTGCACCACAGACGGGAAAAATATTGCCTTCAACTGCAACAGCGTCAGCGGCACAGAGGTTTATGCAGATGCGGCAAGAAACAACACCCCTGCGGAGGAGGTTGTTTATATCGCGAACAAGAAATCGAAGAAATTTCATCTGGAAAGCTGTGCCTCCTTGCCGGATGAGGAAAACCGTATTTATCTTGAGGATAGAGAGGAAGCCATTTCCCTTGGCTATACGCCCTGCGGCACCTGCAAGCCATAA
- the ilvN gene encoding acetolactate synthase small subunit: MKAIMEKKAVNKTVICLMVENQPNVLARISSLVGRRSFNISTITASETNVSGITKITLVVNGDDENVLYQIIAQMKKLENVNEAYVLPDTNSLYRELLLVKIKATQEERSALHEMTEIYRGKVVGLNKESMIIELTGSPKKIDGFMGMLEEYDIIEVSRTGVTGMARDSSEEKHLTGI, translated from the coding sequence ATGAAAGCAATTATGGAGAAAAAAGCAGTCAATAAAACTGTGATTTGCCTGATGGTAGAAAACCAGCCGAATGTACTTGCACGCATTTCCAGTCTGGTTGGCCGCAGAAGCTTTAATATCAGCACCATTACCGCATCCGAAACGAATGTTTCCGGCATCACAAAGATTACGCTGGTGGTCAATGGGGATGATGAAAATGTGCTGTATCAGATTATCGCACAGATGAAAAAGCTGGAAAATGTCAATGAAGCATATGTTCTGCCCGATACCAACAGCCTTTACAGAGAGTTGCTTCTGGTCAAGATTAAAGCAACACAGGAGGAACGCTCTGCCCTGCATGAAATGACGGAAATTTACCGCGGCAAGGTAGTTGGTCTGAATAAGGAAAGCATGATTATCGAGCTGACAGGCTCTCCCAAAAAGATTGACGGCTTTATGGGTATGCTGGAGGAGTATGATATCATTGAGGTTTCCCGTACAGGCGTAACCGGCATGGCAAGAGATTCCAGCGAAGAAAAGCACTTGACAGGCATTTAA
- a CDS encoding YceD family protein, giving the protein MIIEMGYLFNRNGATLPVELVEQIDDAKDYPDVVEFAEPVKIEGTLKNEDDVFVLDAKGETAVLMECSCCLAPVRKELCFEIKERFAHTGRENEETETFTGDQIDLADFVKRGIIGELPMKVLCREDCKGLCPVCGKDLNEGDCGCDRTIRDPRFESLRALFSDDEEV; this is encoded by the coding sequence ATGATTATCGAAATGGGATATTTGTTCAATAGAAACGGGGCAACCCTTCCTGTAGAGCTGGTAGAACAGATTGATGATGCGAAGGATTATCCCGATGTCGTGGAATTTGCAGAGCCTGTAAAAATTGAGGGAACTCTTAAAAATGAGGACGATGTTTTCGTTCTGGATGCAAAGGGTGAAACGGCAGTGCTGATGGAATGCAGCTGTTGCCTTGCACCGGTCAGAAAAGAGCTTTGCTTCGAAATTAAGGAACGTTTTGCTCATACAGGCAGAGAAAACGAAGAGACAGAAACTTTTACGGGAGATCAGATCGATCTTGCGGATTTTGTGAAAAGAGGTATCATTGGAGAACTTCCTATGAAAGTGCTTTGTAGGGAGGACTGCAAGGGGCTCTGTCCTGTCTGCGGCAAGGATTTGAATGAAGGCGATTGCGGATGCGACCGTACAATTAGAGATCCTAGGTTCGAAAGTTTGAGGGCTCTTTTCAGTGATGACGAGGAGGTGTAG
- the rpmF gene encoding 50S ribosomal protein L32, translating to MAVPKGRVSKSKRDKRKAQSWKIATPNLVKCSKCGELMVPHQVCKACGAYNKKTIIKVD from the coding sequence ATGGCTGTACCCAAAGGTAGAGTGTCTAAATCCAAAAGAGACAAGAGAAAAGCACAGAGCTGGAAAATTGCAACACCCAATCTGGTAAAATGCAGCAAATGCGGCGAACTGATGGTTCCTCATCAGGTATGCAAGGCTTGCGGTGCTTACAACAAGAAAACAATCATCAAAGTTGACTAA
- the rnc gene encoding ribonuclease III translates to MNHLNLEEFERKIAYTFSDKNLLILALTHSSYANETKKGSHENNERLEFLGDAVLDMVVSEYMYRHFPKMPEGELTKLRAAVVCEGSLAELSRKLGVGRCLLLGKGEESTGGRSRDSILADAFEAIIGAICMDGGMEAVTKYIMGFMEERIESTKSNFRNLDCKTHLQEVIQKNSKVPLKYAIVDEHGPDHNKVFVAEVTHDGAVLGKGSGKSKKEAEQNAANDALERMNQAKK, encoded by the coding sequence ATGAACCATCTGAATCTGGAAGAATTTGAACGGAAAATTGCATATACGTTTTCGGATAAAAATCTGCTGATTCTGGCCTTGACACACAGCTCCTATGCCAACGAAACGAAAAAAGGCAGCCATGAAAACAACGAGCGTCTGGAATTTCTGGGGGATGCGGTGCTGGATATGGTTGTGAGCGAATATATGTATCGCCATTTCCCGAAGATGCCGGAGGGCGAGCTGACAAAGCTGCGCGCGGCGGTGGTCTGCGAAGGCTCCTTGGCGGAGCTTTCCAGAAAGCTTGGTGTGGGACGCTGCTTGCTGCTTGGCAAGGGGGAAGAAAGCACCGGCGGCAGAAGCAGAGATTCCATTCTGGCGGATGCCTTTGAGGCGATTATCGGGGCCATCTGCATGGATGGCGGCATGGAAGCCGTGACGAAATATATCATGGGTTTCATGGAAGAACGCATTGAAAGCACCAAAAGCAACTTCCGCAACTTGGACTGCAAAACACATTTGCAGGAGGTTATTCAAAAAAACAGTAAGGTGCCTTTGAAATATGCCATTGTGGATGAGCATGGCCCCGATCACAATAAGGTTTTTGTGGCAGAGGTCACGCACGACGGCGCAGTGCTGGGCAAGGGCAGTGGCAAAAGCAAGAAGGAAGCGGAGCAGAATGCGGCGAATGATGCCTTGGAGCGCATGAATCAGGCGAAAAAATAA
- the plsX gene encoding phosphate acyltransferase PlsX: protein MGKRITVALDAMGGDYAPLETVKGAVDAVKELDVNIKLVGPAEQLHAELAKYQYDKERIEIVHASEVIGTDESPTMAIRRKKDSSLVVALNLVKNGEADAIVSAGSTGALLTGALLIVGRLPGVERPALGTCLPTKTGFTFLLDSGANVDCKPKYLEQFAKMGSVYVENVFGIKNPKVALVNIGAEKEKGNALTKETYELLEQTDTIHFTGNIEPRNIPYGEADVIVCDGFVGNTILKLSEGLAKTIFEILKGEIMQGFYKVGALILKTPFKNMKKFMDSDEIGGAPFIGLKSLVVKAHGSSNAKAFKNAVRQCVLFAEADIIGKIKDKI, encoded by the coding sequence ATGGGAAAAAGAATTACAGTAGCACTGGACGCAATGGGCGGCGATTATGCGCCCCTGGAAACCGTCAAGGGTGCAGTGGATGCAGTGAAGGAACTGGATGTAAATATTAAGCTGGTCGGTCCTGCGGAGCAGCTTCACGCGGAACTGGCAAAATATCAATATGATAAGGAACGAATTGAAATCGTACACGCCTCCGAGGTCATCGGTACGGATGAATCCCCTACGATGGCGATTCGCCGCAAAAAGGATTCCTCTCTGGTGGTTGCGCTGAATCTGGTGAAAAACGGCGAAGCGGATGCAATCGTTTCCGCGGGCAGCACAGGCGCATTGCTGACAGGCGCACTTTTGATTGTCGGGCGCTTGCCCGGCGTAGAGCGTCCTGCTCTGGGAACCTGCCTGCCGACAAAAACAGGCTTTACCTTCCTGCTGGACAGCGGCGCAAATGTGGATTGCAAGCCCAAATATCTGGAACAGTTTGCGAAGATGGGCTCTGTCTATGTAGAAAATGTTTTCGGTATCAAAAATCCGAAGGTGGCATTGGTGAATATCGGCGCGGAAAAGGAAAAGGGCAACGCACTGACAAAGGAAACCTACGAGCTTCTGGAACAGACGGACACCATTCATTTTACAGGAAACATTGAGCCGAGAAACATTCCCTATGGTGAGGCGGATGTCATTGTCTGTGATGGCTTTGTCGGCAATACGATTCTGAAGCTTTCCGAGGGTCTGGCAAAGACGATTTTTGAAATCCTGAAGGGTGAAATCATGCAGGGCTTTTACAAGGTAGGCGCGCTGATTTTGAAAACGCCATTTAAAAATATGAAGAAATTCATGGATTCCGATGAAATCGGCGGCGCACCCTTTATCGGTCTGAAATCTCTGGTGGTAAAGGCGCATGGCAGTTCAAATGCCAAGGCATTTAAGAATGCGGTGCGGCAGTGCGTGCTGTTTGCCGAAGCGGATATCATCGGCAAAATCAAGGATAAAATCTGA
- a CDS encoding DUF3006 domain-containing protein — MLIIVDRFEGDYAVLLEENQTRDVPKQALAADIREGDVVFPDTDGIWKKDTAATEKRKSQIAKKMDALWE, encoded by the coding sequence ATGCTTATTATCGTAGATCGATTTGAGGGGGACTATGCGGTTCTTCTGGAAGAAAATCAGACAAGGGATGTCCCGAAGCAGGCACTTGCCGCAGACATTCGGGAGGGAGATGTTGTTTTTCCGGATACGGACGGCATCTGGAAAAAGGATACAGCGGCAACGGAAAAAAGAAAATCTCAGATAGCAAAAAAGATGGACGCATTATGGGAATAA